The following coding sequences lie in one Komagataeibacter sucrofermentans DSM 15973 genomic window:
- a CDS encoding DNA/RNA non-specific endonuclease, giving the protein MPLPFLRPRAAWSALLFSVVLLATVPNRAAHAQNCTELGAGQQLPVVDNPKLARDTQLLCSTRFAVLYSALAREPLWVAEHLDTAMVRAAMQTPREGEFHPDTRIAPGARAELEDYVRSGFDRGHMAPSGDMPDRQTQQETFALSNIVPQRATLNRGRWAEIESAVRGLALRTGNLYVATGPAFHSSSLSAIGPDRVLVPTSTWKAVYDPRRQQSGVYVCHNVARSPRCSHVSVMELTRITGVDPFPALPANVKQTCMTLPLGHARTATKHARRRTRRRVYARW; this is encoded by the coding sequence GTGCCCCTTCCCTTTCTCCGCCCGCGCGCAGCTTGGTCCGCGCTGCTTTTTTCCGTGGTTCTACTGGCCACCGTGCCCAACCGCGCGGCTCATGCCCAGAACTGCACGGAACTCGGCGCAGGCCAGCAACTGCCCGTAGTGGATAACCCGAAACTGGCGCGTGACACGCAACTCCTGTGCAGCACCCGCTTTGCCGTGCTGTATTCCGCTCTGGCGCGTGAGCCGCTCTGGGTGGCCGAGCATCTCGATACCGCCATGGTCCGCGCCGCCATGCAAACCCCGCGTGAAGGCGAATTTCACCCTGACACGCGCATTGCCCCCGGCGCGCGCGCGGAACTTGAAGATTACGTGCGCTCGGGCTTCGATCGCGGGCACATGGCCCCCTCGGGCGACATGCCCGACCGGCAGACACAGCAGGAAACCTTTGCGCTCTCCAACATCGTGCCCCAGCGCGCGACACTGAACCGGGGCCGCTGGGCCGAGATCGAATCCGCCGTGCGCGGCCTGGCCCTGCGCACGGGCAACCTTTACGTGGCCACCGGCCCGGCTTTTCACTCAAGCAGCCTGTCAGCCATCGGGCCGGACCGGGTGCTTGTGCCCACTTCCACATGGAAGGCGGTCTATGACCCCCGCAGGCAGCAATCTGGCGTGTATGTCTGCCATAATGTGGCGCGCAGCCCCCGGTGCAGCCATGTCAGCGTAATGGAACTGACTCGGATTACCGGGGTCGATCCCTTCCCCGCGCTGCCAGCGAACGTCAAGCAGACCTGCATGACGCTACCGCTTGGCCATGCCCGCACGGCCACGAAGCATGCGCGGCGCCGCACCCGACGGCGTGTCTATGCACGCTGGTAA
- the rpsI gene encoding 30S ribosomal protein S9 — translation MSETQERTGTLADLKEAVASGQVTSAQEAAPVYEAKRDAQGRAYATGRRKDAVARVWIKPGKGDIIVNGRPVGTYFARPVLRMLITQPFLVADRYNQFDVYCTVVGGGLSGQAGAVRHGISRALTHYEPALRSILKAAGFLTRDSRVVERKKYGRAKARRSFQFSKR, via the coding sequence ATGTCTGAAACCCAAGAACGTACAGGCACGCTCGCTGACCTCAAGGAAGCCGTTGCTTCCGGTCAGGTGACGTCCGCGCAGGAAGCCGCTCCGGTTTATGAAGCCAAGCGCGATGCGCAGGGCCGTGCCTACGCCACCGGCCGCCGTAAGGATGCCGTGGCCCGCGTGTGGATCAAGCCGGGCAAGGGCGACATCATCGTCAATGGCCGTCCGGTCGGCACCTACTTCGCGCGCCCCGTGCTGCGCATGCTGATCACGCAGCCCTTCCTGGTGGCTGACCGCTACAACCAGTTCGACGTGTACTGCACGGTCGTTGGTGGTGGTCTGTCCGGTCAGGCCGGTGCGGTCCGTCACGGCATCAGCCGTGCGCTGACCCACTATGAGCCCGCGCTGCGCAGCATCCTGAAGGCCGCTGGCTTCCTGACGCGCGATTCGCGTGTTGTTGAACGTAAGAAGTACGGTCGCGCCAAGGCCCGCCGTTCCTTCCAGTTCAGCAAGCGCTGA
- the rplM gene encoding 50S ribosomal protein L13 translates to MKTTLSLKPAEVTRGWTLIDAEGLVLGRLAAIVAQRLRGKHKPQFTPHVDCGDNIVIINAEKVRLTGNKVDQKLFHYHTGYPGGIKERTITQRLTGKNPGHVVRKAIERMITRGPLQRAQMKHLYVYAGAEHPHDGQKPQVLDVASLNRKNAVNTQKVGG, encoded by the coding sequence ATGAAGACCACACTTTCGCTGAAGCCCGCCGAGGTGACGCGTGGCTGGACCCTGATCGACGCCGAAGGCCTCGTTCTTGGCCGTCTGGCCGCCATCGTTGCCCAGCGCCTGCGCGGCAAGCACAAGCCGCAGTTCACCCCGCACGTTGATTGTGGCGACAATATCGTCATCATCAACGCCGAGAAGGTTCGCCTGACCGGCAACAAGGTTGACCAGAAGCTGTTCCATTATCACACCGGCTACCCCGGTGGGATCAAGGAGCGCACCATCACCCAGCGCCTGACCGGCAAGAACCCCGGCCATGTCGTGCGCAAGGCCATCGAGCGCATGATCACGCGCGGCCCGCTGCAGCGCGCGCAGATGAAGCACCTGTATGTCTATGCCGGCGCCGAGCACCCGCATGACGGGCAGAAGCCGCAGGTTCTCGATGTTGCATCGCTCAACCGCAAGAATGCCGTCAACACCCAGAAGGTCGGGGGCTGA